One Mycolicibacterium crocinum DNA window includes the following coding sequences:
- a CDS encoding DUF1345 domain-containing protein: protein MAEKQHDRLPFGKSPVARAGLGLAVGVIVTSLMWERNGLLSLLGGWTALALIFTGWTWLALWWFSPAETREHAEQEQIWPWAVVSLILLGAVASLAGVWVLLGRSEEASAGIRHDSGAGWMAVGSVALSWLTIHTLFAMVYAKHYFDPKQPGGIDFNARGSEPEQPCYKDFFYVAFAVGMSFAISDTNLTSTRLRATALGHGLLSFVFGSIIVASVVNLLAAGV, encoded by the coding sequence GTGGCGGAAAAGCAGCACGACAGACTGCCGTTCGGGAAGAGTCCGGTGGCCAGGGCTGGTCTCGGGCTGGCAGTCGGTGTGATCGTGACTTCGCTGATGTGGGAACGGAACGGGTTGCTCTCACTCCTCGGTGGGTGGACGGCGCTGGCGTTGATCTTCACCGGCTGGACCTGGCTCGCCCTGTGGTGGTTCAGTCCCGCCGAAACACGCGAGCACGCCGAGCAGGAACAGATCTGGCCCTGGGCGGTCGTGAGCTTGATCCTTCTTGGCGCGGTTGCCAGTCTGGCAGGAGTATGGGTTTTGCTCGGCCGGAGCGAAGAAGCCTCTGCGGGCATCCGTCATGATTCCGGCGCGGGATGGATGGCCGTCGGAAGTGTGGCGCTGTCCTGGCTGACCATCCACACGCTCTTCGCGATGGTCTACGCCAAGCACTATTTCGACCCGAAACAGCCTGGCGGTATCGACTTCAACGCTCGCGGCTCCGAGCCGGAGCAGCCCTGCTACAAAGACTTCTTCTACGTCGCGTTCGCTGTCGGGATGAGCTTCGCGATTTCCGACACTAACCTGACTTCGACACGGTTGCGGGCCACCGCGCTCGGACATGGACTGCTGTCGTTCGTGTTCGGGTCGATCATCGTGGCCTCGGTGGTCAATCTGTTGGCCGCCGGCGTCTAA
- a CDS encoding acyl-CoA thioesterase, producing MANGFTTGVNVRWSDIDMYQHINHATMVTILEEARVDFLAEPFAEDITTIGLLIHEVQVLYKGQLRLADSPLQVTMWTKRLRAVDFTLGYEVRSVNADPDSRPSVIAETQLAAVHIEEQRLVRLSPKHREYLQRWQR from the coding sequence GTGGCTAACGGATTCACCACCGGCGTGAATGTGCGCTGGTCGGATATCGACATGTATCAGCACATCAACCACGCCACCATGGTGACGATCCTCGAAGAGGCGCGGGTTGACTTCCTGGCCGAGCCGTTCGCCGAGGACATCACCACCATCGGCTTGCTGATCCATGAGGTGCAGGTGCTCTACAAAGGCCAACTGCGGCTGGCTGATTCGCCGCTGCAGGTGACGATGTGGACCAAGCGGCTACGCGCGGTCGACTTCACCCTCGGCTACGAGGTGCGCTCTGTGAACGCCGACCCGGACTCTCGGCCATCGGTGATCGCGGAAACCCAGCTGGCGGCGGTGCACATCGAAGAGCAACGGCTGGTTCGGCTTTCGCCCAAACACCGGGAGTACCTGCAGCGCTGGCAGCGATGA
- the ettA gene encoding energy-dependent translational throttle protein EttA has product MAEYIYTMRKVRKAHGDKVILDDVTLAFLPGAKIGVVGPNGAGKSSVLKIMAGLDQANNGDAMLAPGATVGILMQEPQLDETKTVRENVEEGVAIKAKLNRYNEVAELMATDYTDELMEEMGKLQEELDAEDAWDIDSQLEQAMDALRCPPPDEPVTHLSGGEKRRVALCKLLLSKPDLLLLDEPTNHLDAESVLWLEQHLAAYKGAILAVTHDRYFLDNVAEWILELDRGRAYPYEGNYSTYLEKKAERLEVQGKKDQKLQKRLKEELAWVRSGAKARQAKNKARLGRYEEMVAEAEKTRKLDFEEIQIPAPPRLGNVVVEVEHLDKGFEGRTLIKDLSFTLPRNGIVGVIGPNGVGKTTLFKTIVGLEQPDSGTVRVGDTVKLSYVDQSRAGIDPKKTVWQVVSDGLDYIEVGQNEIPSRAYVSAFGFKGPDQQKPAGVLSGGERNRLNLALTLKEGGNLILLDEPTNDLDVETLSSLENALENFPGCAVVISHDRWFLDRTCTHILAWEGDDDNEAKWFWFEGNFGAYEENKIERMGADAARPHRVTHRRLTRD; this is encoded by the coding sequence ATGGCCGAATACATCTACACGATGCGCAAGGTCCGCAAGGCACACGGGGACAAGGTCATCCTCGATGACGTCACGCTGGCCTTCCTGCCCGGAGCCAAGATCGGCGTCGTCGGCCCCAACGGCGCCGGTAAGTCCAGCGTGCTGAAGATCATGGCCGGCCTGGACCAGGCCAACAACGGCGACGCGATGCTGGCGCCCGGCGCTACGGTCGGCATCCTCATGCAGGAGCCGCAGCTCGACGAGACCAAGACGGTCCGGGAGAACGTCGAAGAGGGCGTGGCGATCAAGGCCAAGCTCAACCGGTACAACGAGGTCGCCGAGCTGATGGCCACCGACTACACCGACGAGCTCATGGAAGAGATGGGCAAGCTCCAGGAGGAGCTCGACGCCGAGGACGCTTGGGATATCGACTCCCAGCTCGAGCAGGCGATGGACGCGCTGCGCTGCCCGCCGCCCGACGAGCCGGTGACCCACCTCTCTGGTGGCGAGAAGCGCCGCGTCGCGCTGTGCAAACTGCTGCTGTCCAAGCCCGACCTGCTGCTGCTCGACGAGCCGACCAACCACCTCGACGCCGAGAGCGTGCTCTGGCTCGAACAGCACCTCGCCGCCTACAAGGGCGCGATCCTGGCCGTCACCCACGACCGGTACTTCCTGGACAACGTCGCCGAGTGGATTCTCGAGCTCGACCGCGGCCGCGCGTACCCGTATGAGGGCAACTACTCGACCTATCTGGAGAAGAAGGCCGAGCGTCTTGAGGTGCAGGGCAAGAAGGACCAGAAGCTGCAGAAGCGCCTCAAGGAGGAACTCGCCTGGGTGCGGTCCGGTGCCAAGGCCCGGCAAGCCAAGAACAAGGCCCGCCTCGGTCGCTACGAGGAGATGGTCGCCGAGGCCGAGAAGACCCGGAAGCTCGACTTCGAGGAGATCCAGATCCCGGCACCGCCGCGGCTGGGCAATGTGGTTGTCGAGGTCGAGCACCTCGACAAGGGCTTCGAGGGCCGCACGCTGATCAAGGACCTGTCGTTCACCTTGCCCCGCAACGGCATCGTCGGTGTCATCGGCCCCAACGGTGTCGGCAAGACCACGCTGTTCAAGACGATCGTCGGACTCGAACAGCCCGACAGCGGCACCGTGCGGGTCGGCGACACCGTCAAGCTCAGCTACGTCGACCAGAGCCGCGCCGGCATCGATCCGAAAAAGACGGTGTGGCAGGTGGTTTCGGACGGCCTGGACTACATCGAGGTCGGCCAGAACGAGATCCCCTCGCGCGCCTACGTGTCGGCGTTCGGATTCAAGGGTCCCGACCAGCAGAAGCCGGCCGGGGTGCTCTCCGGTGGTGAGCGCAACCGGCTCAACCTGGCGCTCACCCTCAAAGAGGGCGGCAACCTGATCCTGCTCGACGAGCCCACCAACGACCTCGATGTCGAGACGCTGTCCTCGCTGGAGAACGCGCTGGAGAACTTCCCCGGCTGCGCGGTGGTCATCAGCCACGACCGATGGTTCCTGGATCGCACCTGCACTCACATCCTGGCGTGGGAGGGCGACGACGACAACGAAGCGAAGTGGTTCTGGTTCGAAGGCAACTTCGGTGCCTACGAGGAGAACAAGATCGAAAGAATGGGAGCCGACGCGGCTCGTCCGCACAGGGTCACCCACCGCAGGCTCACACGCGACTAA
- a CDS encoding single-stranded DNA-binding protein, which translates to MFETHLTVVGRIVTDLRRRVVGDQELISFRVASNSRRRTGDGTWEPGNSLFITVNCWGKLVTGVGAGLYKGAPVIVVGDVFTSEYDDKEGVRRSSLEMRATAVGPDLSRAIIRFEQPQPKPAEPADEPPQPEGRTDDVGETTDLALSA; encoded by the coding sequence ATGTTCGAAACTCATCTGACCGTCGTCGGCCGCATCGTCACCGACCTTCGCCGCCGAGTCGTCGGGGACCAGGAACTCATCAGCTTCCGGGTGGCCAGCAACTCCCGGCGCCGCACCGGTGACGGCACCTGGGAGCCCGGCAACTCGCTGTTCATCACCGTCAACTGCTGGGGCAAGCTCGTCACCGGCGTCGGCGCCGGCCTCTACAAAGGCGCGCCGGTGATCGTCGTCGGCGACGTCTTCACCAGCGAGTACGACGACAAGGAAGGTGTGCGGCGATCCTCGCTGGAGATGCGGGCCACTGCGGTGGGCCCTGACCTGTCCCGCGCGATCATCCGCTTCGAGCAGCCGCAGCCCAAGCCGGCCGAACCGGCCGACGAGCCGCCGCAGCCCGAGGGGCGGACCGACGACGTCGGCGAGACGACGGACCTGGCCCTCTCGGCGTGA
- a CDS encoding NAD-glutamate dehydrogenase, whose translation MTVDPKAAELLGEAYLATYRGPHGGAPDVDVTDTGPLVAAAAQQAVPTELIAAQERLARVRPVGETLVAIYPADDPGGFGPALQIVTDQATMLLDSVTVLMHRLGVGYVALMNPVFRVRRSPSGELLDVRTLDDDPAGSDSQGIDESWIHVQLSPSVNRKALAEAERMLPMVVADARQVALDSAALSAALRDLAHDLDTDPGDRFVGPDRSDAADLLRWLSEGHFILLGCQDCTVRDGVATVVESSRLGVARLRTEVLPELTHPGDLLVLAQATMPSFLRYGAYPYIVVIREHTPSGDVEHRFVGLFTVAAMSANVLEIPLISRRVREVLAMSQSDPSHPGQLMLDIIQTIPRSELFSLTAEQLLAMATAVVDLGSRRRALLFLRAAQLGHFVSALVYLPRDRYTTVVRLAMQDILVREFGGLSIDYTARVSESPWAVVHFTVRLPDSSTRASIDDSEDNRTRVQGLLTEALRTWGDRLIGSARSGKIDLGIAEHYAEALPESFKQAVTSTEAITDIGIIEALQEDSVKLQFEKGDEGNEAYLTWYLGGSTASLSHLLPMLQCMGVLVLEERPFTVVRPDGLKVWIYQFKIRPDTSMPDAATEEEWDVTAQRFADAVTAIWQGRAEIDRFNELVLRAGLTWQQVAVLRAYAKYLRQAAFPYSQSHIESVLNGNPRTAHSLVTLFEAMFDPESADKGLDALAAADAVTADIDALVSLDTDRVLRAFATMIQATLRTNYFITSPDSAHAQNVLSLKLNPQLINELPLPRPKFEIFVYSPRVEGVHLRFGFVARGGLRWSDRREDFRTEILGLVKAQAVKNAVIVPVGAKGGFVVKKPPAPLGDAAADRDAFRHEGIACYRLFIAGLLDITDNVDRATGQIIVPPRVVRRDGDDAYLVVAADKGTATFSDIANDVANSYGFWLGDAFASGGSVGYDHKAMGITAKGAWESVKRHFREMGVDTQSEDFTVVGVGDMSGDVFGNGMLLSHHIRLIAAFDHRHIFIDPDPDAERSWQERRRLFELPRSSWEDYDPALISEGGGVFSRQQKAIPVSPQMRSALGLQGDATEVTPPALMKAIMQAPVDLWFNGGIGTYIKAESESDAEVGDRANDTIRVNGNQVRAKVIGEGGNLGVTSLGRVEFDLCGGRINTDAMDNSAGVDCSDHEVNIKILVDSLVTAGKVSADERTELLASMTDEVSRLVLADNIDQNDLMGTSRANAASLLNVHARQIVELEERRGLNRELEALPSVKEIDRRQEVGIGLTSPELATLMAHVKLALKEEVLASDLPDQEVFASRLPRYFPSQLRDHFASEIRSHQLRREITTTMLVNNVIDTGGISFAYRVTEDTGVGYVDAVRTFVATDAIFGINKVWQRIVEASRTGLPINVSDRMTLDLRRLLDRAARWLLNYRPQPLAVGAEINRFAATLAELTPRMSEWLRGDDKAIVAKEAGEFEAHGAPADLAYTVATGLYQYSLLDVIDIADIVDRDPAEVADTYFALMDHLSTDGLLTAVSGLPRDDRWHALARLAIRDDIYGSLRALCFDVLAVGEPEETGEEKIAEWEHTNGSRVERARRTLAEIYADDERDLATLSVAARQIRSMTRTSGTGSSG comes from the coding sequence ATGACGGTTGACCCGAAAGCTGCCGAGTTGCTCGGCGAGGCCTACCTCGCCACGTATCGCGGTCCGCACGGCGGTGCTCCCGACGTCGACGTCACCGACACCGGCCCACTGGTCGCCGCGGCTGCCCAGCAAGCGGTCCCGACGGAACTGATCGCCGCACAGGAGCGGCTGGCCCGCGTCCGGCCGGTCGGCGAGACCCTCGTCGCGATCTATCCCGCCGACGACCCCGGCGGGTTCGGGCCCGCGCTGCAGATCGTCACCGACCAGGCGACCATGCTGCTGGATTCGGTCACGGTGCTGATGCATCGGCTCGGTGTCGGCTATGTCGCACTGATGAACCCGGTGTTCCGGGTGCGGCGCAGCCCGTCCGGCGAACTGCTCGATGTGCGCACGCTTGACGACGATCCGGCCGGGTCCGACTCGCAGGGCATCGACGAGTCATGGATCCACGTGCAACTCTCACCGTCGGTCAACCGCAAGGCGCTGGCCGAGGCCGAGCGGATGCTGCCGATGGTGGTCGCCGACGCCCGCCAGGTGGCCCTGGATTCGGCGGCGCTCAGCGCCGCCCTGCGCGACCTGGCCCACGATCTCGACACCGACCCGGGAGACCGGTTCGTCGGGCCTGACCGCAGTGATGCCGCCGATCTGCTGCGCTGGCTGTCCGAGGGGCATTTCATACTGCTGGGGTGCCAGGACTGCACGGTGCGCGACGGCGTCGCCACCGTCGTCGAGTCCAGCCGGCTGGGGGTCGCGCGGCTGCGCACCGAGGTGCTGCCGGAGCTCACCCACCCGGGCGACCTGCTGGTCCTGGCGCAGGCCACCATGCCCAGCTTCCTGCGCTACGGCGCATACCCCTACATCGTGGTTATCCGCGAGCACACCCCCTCCGGTGATGTGGAGCATCGGTTCGTCGGGCTGTTCACGGTGGCGGCGATGAGTGCCAATGTGCTTGAGATTCCCTTGATCTCGCGGCGGGTACGCGAAGTGCTGGCGATGTCGCAGAGTGACCCCAGCCATCCCGGTCAGCTGATGCTCGACATCATTCAGACCATCCCGCGCTCGGAGCTGTTCTCACTGACCGCCGAGCAGCTGCTGGCGATGGCGACCGCCGTCGTCGACCTCGGCTCGCGGCGCCGGGCGCTGCTGTTCCTGCGCGCTGCCCAACTCGGCCACTTCGTGTCCGCACTGGTGTATCTGCCCCGCGACCGCTACACCACCGTGGTGCGGCTGGCGATGCAGGACATCCTGGTGCGCGAGTTCGGCGGGCTGAGCATCGACTACACCGCGCGGGTCAGCGAATCACCCTGGGCCGTCGTCCATTTCACGGTGCGGCTGCCCGACAGCTCCACCCGGGCGTCGATCGACGACAGCGAGGACAATCGCACCCGCGTGCAAGGCCTGCTGACCGAGGCGCTGCGCACCTGGGGTGACCGGCTGATCGGCTCGGCACGATCCGGCAAGATCGACCTGGGAATCGCCGAACACTACGCCGAGGCGCTGCCGGAATCCTTCAAGCAGGCCGTCACCTCGACCGAGGCGATCACCGATATCGGGATCATCGAAGCGCTGCAAGAAGATTCGGTCAAGCTGCAGTTCGAGAAGGGCGACGAAGGTAACGAGGCCTACCTCACCTGGTACCTCGGCGGGTCGACCGCATCGCTGAGCCACCTGCTGCCGATGCTGCAGTGCATGGGTGTCCTGGTGCTCGAGGAGCGGCCGTTCACCGTCGTGCGCCCCGACGGGCTGAAGGTGTGGATCTACCAATTCAAGATCCGGCCGGACACCTCCATGCCCGACGCCGCCACCGAAGAGGAGTGGGACGTCACCGCGCAGCGGTTCGCCGATGCCGTCACCGCCATCTGGCAGGGACGCGCCGAGATCGACCGCTTCAACGAACTGGTGCTGCGCGCGGGCCTGACCTGGCAGCAGGTCGCGGTGCTGCGCGCGTACGCGAAGTACTTGCGGCAGGCGGCTTTTCCCTACAGCCAGTCGCACATCGAGTCCGTACTCAACGGCAACCCGCGCACCGCGCATTCCCTGGTCACGCTCTTCGAGGCGATGTTCGATCCGGAGTCTGCGGACAAGGGTCTGGATGCGCTCGCTGCGGCCGACGCCGTGACGGCCGACATCGATGCGCTGGTGAGTCTCGACACCGACCGGGTGTTGCGGGCGTTCGCGACGATGATCCAGGCCACGCTGCGCACCAATTACTTCATCACCAGTCCGGATTCCGCGCACGCGCAGAATGTGTTGTCGCTCAAGCTCAATCCTCAGCTGATCAACGAATTGCCGCTGCCGCGGCCAAAATTCGAGATCTTCGTGTACTCGCCGCGGGTGGAGGGCGTGCATCTGCGCTTCGGTTTCGTCGCCCGCGGCGGGCTGCGGTGGTCCGATCGCCGGGAGGACTTCCGCACCGAGATCCTCGGCCTGGTCAAGGCCCAGGCCGTCAAGAACGCGGTGATCGTGCCCGTCGGCGCCAAAGGCGGTTTCGTCGTCAAGAAACCACCTGCGCCGCTCGGTGACGCCGCCGCGGACCGGGATGCATTCCGCCACGAGGGGATTGCCTGCTACCGACTGTTCATCGCCGGCCTGCTGGACATCACCGACAACGTCGACCGGGCCACCGGCCAGATCATCGTCCCGCCCCGCGTCGTGCGCCGTGACGGCGACGACGCCTATCTGGTCGTCGCCGCCGACAAGGGCACCGCGACCTTCTCCGACATCGCCAATGATGTCGCGAACTCGTACGGCTTCTGGCTGGGCGACGCGTTCGCCTCCGGCGGCTCGGTCGGCTACGACCACAAGGCCATGGGCATCACCGCCAAGGGCGCGTGGGAGTCGGTCAAACGACACTTCCGGGAGATGGGTGTGGACACCCAGAGCGAGGACTTCACCGTCGTCGGCGTCGGCGACATGAGCGGTGACGTGTTCGGCAACGGAATGCTTCTGTCCCACCACATCCGGCTGATCGCAGCCTTCGACCATCGGCACATCTTCATCGACCCCGACCCGGACGCGGAGCGGTCCTGGCAGGAGCGGCGCCGGCTGTTCGAGCTGCCCCGGTCGAGCTGGGAGGACTACGACCCCGCCCTCATCAGTGAGGGTGGCGGTGTGTTCAGCCGTCAGCAGAAGGCGATCCCGGTCAGTCCGCAGATGCGCTCGGCGCTCGGCCTCCAAGGCGACGCCACCGAGGTCACCCCGCCCGCCCTGATGAAGGCGATCATGCAAGCGCCGGTGGACCTGTGGTTCAACGGCGGCATCGGTACGTACATCAAGGCCGAGTCGGAATCCGATGCCGAAGTCGGTGACCGCGCCAACGACACCATTCGGGTAAACGGAAACCAGGTGCGCGCCAAGGTGATCGGCGAGGGCGGCAACCTCGGTGTGACCTCACTCGGCCGGGTGGAGTTCGACCTGTGCGGCGGCCGGATCAACACCGACGCCATGGACAACTCCGCGGGCGTGGATTGCAGCGACCACGAGGTCAACATCAAGATTCTCGTGGATTCGTTGGTCACCGCGGGCAAGGTGAGCGCTGACGAGCGCACCGAGCTGCTGGCCTCGATGACCGATGAGGTGTCGCGACTGGTGCTGGCCGACAACATCGACCAGAACGATCTGATGGGCACCAGCCGCGCCAACGCCGCGTCGCTGCTCAACGTGCACGCCCGCCAGATCGTCGAACTCGAAGAGCGGCGCGGACTCAACCGCGAGCTTGAGGCGCTGCCGTCGGTCAAGGAGATCGACCGCCGCCAGGAGGTCGGGATCGGGCTCACCTCACCGGAATTGGCGACGCTGATGGCGCACGTCAAGCTGGCCCTCAAGGAGGAGGTGCTGGCCAGCGACCTGCCAGATCAGGAGGTGTTCGCTTCCCGGCTGCCGCGCTACTTCCCGAGCCAGCTGCGCGACCATTTCGCCAGCGAGATCCGCAGCCACCAGCTGCGTCGGGAGATCACCACCACGATGCTGGTCAACAACGTCATCGACACCGGCGGCATCTCGTTCGCCTACCGCGTCACCGAAGACACCGGCGTCGGCTACGTCGATGCGGTCCGCACCTTCGTGGCCACCGACGCCATCTTCGGGATCAACAAGGTGTGGCAGCGCATCGTGGAGGCCTCCCGCACCGGGCTGCCGATCAATGTCTCGGACCGGATGACGCTGGATCTACGACGCCTGCTCGACCGGGCGGCACGCTGGCTGTTGAACTACCGCCCGCAGCCGCTGGCCGTCGGCGCCGAGATCAACCGGTTCGCCGCGACGCTGGCCGAACTGACCCCGCGGATGTCGGAGTGGCTGCGCGGCGACGACAAGGCCATCGTGGCCAAGGAGGCCGGCGAATTCGAGGCCCACGGCGCGCCTGCCGATTTGGCGTACACGGTGGCGACCGGGCTCTATCAGTACAGCCTTCTCGACGTCATCGACATCGCCGACATCGTCGACCGCGACCCCGCTGAGGTCGCCGACACCTACTTCGCCCTGATGGACCACCTGAGCACCGACGGTCTGCTGACCGCGGTGTCCGGTCTTCCGCGCGACGACCGCTGGCATGCGCTGGCACGCTTGGCGATTCGCGACGACATCTACGGATCGCTGCGGGCCCTGTGTTTCGATGTGCTGGCGGTCGGCGAACCGGAGGAGACGGGTGAGGAGAAGATTGCCGAGTGGGAGCACACCAACGGATCGCGGGTCGAGCGGGCACGTCGCACGCTGGCCGAGATCTATGCCGACGACGAACGTGATCTCGCCACACTGTCGGTGGCGGCACGCCAGATCCGAAGCATGACCAGGACGAGTGGAACAGGATCAAGTGGCTAA
- a CDS encoding glycoside hydrolase family 13 protein — translation MTEPAPWWTNAIFYQVYPRSFADSNGDGVGDLDGIAAHLDHLSLLGVDAIWLNPVMVSPMADHGYDVADPRDIDPLFGDLGALERLITAAHTRNIRVTMDLVPNHTSSAHAWFQEALTAAPGSVARQRYIFRDGQGSDGGKPPNNWVSVFGGPAWTRVADGQWYLHLFDAEQPDLNWDNPEVFEDLEKTLRFWLDRGVDGFRIDVAHGMAKPPGLPDMTVPDLEMLTHDDDDPRFNHEGVHDIHRSIRSVLDDYPHAVTIGEIWVFDNEDFAKYLRPDELHIGFNFRLVRAEFDPASIRGAIENALAAAALADASPTWTLSNHDVEREVSRYGDGVAGLARARAMAMVMLALPGAVFLYNGEELGLPNVELPDEVLQDPVWERSGHTERGRDGCRVPMPWSGDAPPFGFSSNPDTWLPMPPEWSALTVERQLAEPDSTLAFFRKILQLRHSTFHFTEFDVEWLHLRDDALAFSSGGVLCVLNARRTALALPAGDVLAASAPLLGGKLPPDSAAWIATG, via the coding sequence ATGACCGAGCCAGCGCCGTGGTGGACGAACGCGATCTTCTATCAGGTCTATCCCCGCTCGTTCGCCGACAGCAACGGTGACGGCGTCGGCGATCTCGACGGCATCGCGGCGCACCTCGATCATCTGAGCCTGCTCGGCGTCGACGCGATCTGGCTCAACCCGGTGATGGTCTCGCCGATGGCCGACCATGGGTACGACGTGGCCGATCCGCGCGACATCGACCCACTCTTCGGTGACCTCGGCGCATTGGAGCGGCTGATCACCGCAGCGCATACCCGCAACATCCGCGTCACGATGGATCTGGTGCCCAACCACACCAGCTCGGCGCACGCCTGGTTCCAGGAGGCGCTGACTGCGGCACCGGGAAGTGTTGCGCGCCAACGTTATATCTTCCGCGACGGCCAGGGTTCCGACGGCGGGAAGCCGCCGAACAACTGGGTGTCGGTGTTCGGTGGGCCGGCCTGGACCAGGGTCGCCGACGGCCAGTGGTACCTCCACCTGTTCGATGCCGAGCAGCCGGACCTCAACTGGGACAACCCCGAAGTGTTCGAGGACCTGGAGAAGACGCTGCGGTTCTGGCTGGACCGCGGCGTCGACGGCTTTCGCATCGACGTCGCGCACGGTATGGCCAAGCCGCCCGGTCTGCCGGACATGACGGTTCCGGACCTCGAGATGCTGACCCACGACGACGACGATCCCCGGTTCAACCACGAGGGTGTGCACGATATCCACCGCAGTATCCGCTCGGTGCTCGACGACTACCCCCATGCGGTGACGATCGGCGAGATATGGGTGTTCGACAACGAGGACTTCGCCAAGTATCTACGGCCAGACGAACTGCACATCGGCTTCAATTTCCGGCTGGTACGAGCCGAATTCGACCCGGCGAGCATCCGCGGCGCGATCGAGAACGCGTTGGCCGCGGCCGCCCTCGCCGATGCCAGCCCGACCTGGACGCTGTCGAATCACGATGTCGAGCGCGAAGTCTCGCGCTACGGAGACGGAGTCGCCGGGCTTGCGCGAGCCCGCGCCATGGCGATGGTCATGCTGGCGTTGCCCGGTGCGGTGTTCCTCTACAACGGCGAAGAACTGGGCCTGCCCAACGTCGAGCTTCCCGACGAGGTGTTACAGGATCCGGTGTGGGAACGCTCTGGGCACACCGAACGCGGCCGCGACGGCTGCCGGGTGCCGATGCCGTGGTCGGGTGATGCGCCACCGTTCGGCTTCTCGTCGAACCCGGACACCTGGCTGCCGATGCCGCCGGAGTGGTCTGCGCTGACGGTCGAACGTCAACTCGCCGAACCGGATTCGACGTTGGCGTTCTTCCGGAAGATCCTGCAGTTGCGGCACAGTACGTTTCACTTCACCGAGTTCGATGTCGAGTGGCTGCACCTGCGTGACGACGCGCTGGCGTTCTCCTCCGGCGGGGTGTTGTGCGTATTGAACGCCAGGCGCACCGCGCTGGCGCTACCGGCCGGCGACGTGCTCGCCGCGAGCGCACCACTGCTCGGTGGGAAGCTACCGCCGGATTCGGCGGCGTGGATCGCGACCGGTTAG